The following proteins are co-located in the Frigidibacter mobilis genome:
- a CDS encoding voltage-gated chloride channel family protein → MYDRPFMLRQMAKLGRIGLWCAVITPASVAIGSAVAFFLWALDRATQARFDLPWLIWLMPVAGFAMVWIYQKFGGASDGGNNLIVDQIHAPGGGVPLRMAPFVLFATVLTHLVGGSAGREGTAVQMGGAIAGGFARMFRLDSAGLRILLMAGIAAGFGAVFGTPLAGAIFALEVLTIGRVQYDALLPALFAALVADWTVQAWGVGHTHYHIAYIAPNIGTGPLHVDLVLLAKVALAGLMFGLCARAFAESSHRAAALWKRFVPYAPLRPVLASVLIIGLVYALDTRAYLGLGVWSAIPGDPTIPGFFDSTQADYTSWAWKLLFTVITLSAGFKGGEVTPLFFIGAGLGSALGGLMGAPLDLMAAIGFVAVFAGATNTPLACLVMGIELFGAAHAVPMAIGCFIAYVASGHSSIYPSQRIGVPKTHTARFAAPVAVRDLHSLRRKKIESKTDD, encoded by the coding sequence ATGTATGACAGACCCTTCATGCTTCGGCAGATGGCAAAGCTGGGCCGCATCGGCCTGTGGTGCGCGGTAATCACGCCTGCCTCTGTCGCCATCGGTTCGGCGGTGGCCTTCTTCCTCTGGGCGCTGGACCGAGCGACGCAGGCTCGATTCGATCTGCCCTGGCTGATCTGGCTGATGCCGGTCGCGGGCTTTGCGATGGTCTGGATCTATCAGAAATTCGGCGGCGCATCCGATGGTGGCAACAACCTGATCGTTGACCAGATCCATGCACCGGGCGGGGGTGTGCCGCTGCGCATGGCGCCTTTCGTGCTGTTCGCTACGGTGCTGACCCACCTTGTCGGCGGCTCGGCCGGCAGGGAGGGGACGGCGGTGCAGATGGGCGGCGCCATTGCAGGCGGATTCGCGCGGATGTTCCGGCTGGATTCCGCGGGCCTGCGCATCCTGCTGATGGCGGGCATCGCGGCAGGCTTCGGCGCGGTCTTCGGCACACCGCTGGCCGGCGCGATCTTTGCGCTGGAAGTGCTGACCATCGGGCGCGTGCAATATGACGCGTTGCTGCCCGCGCTGTTTGCGGCGCTGGTCGCGGACTGGACGGTACAGGCCTGGGGCGTGGGCCATACGCATTACCACATTGCCTATATCGCGCCGAACATCGGCACCGGGCCGCTGCATGTCGATCTGGTGCTGCTGGCCAAGGTCGCGCTGGCGGGACTGATGTTCGGGCTTTGCGCCCGGGCTTTCGCCGAAAGCTCGCACCGGGCGGCGGCGCTGTGGAAGCGGTTCGTGCCCTATGCGCCGCTGCGGCCGGTCCTTGCCTCGGTGCTGATTATCGGGCTGGTCTATGCCTTGGACACCCGCGCCTATCTGGGTCTCGGGGTCTGGAGCGCAATTCCTGGCGACCCCACCATTCCGGGGTTCTTCGACAGCACCCAGGCCGACTATACCAGCTGGGCCTGGAAGCTGCTGTTCACCGTGATTACCCTTTCCGCGGGCTTCAAGGGCGGCGAGGTGACACCGCTGTTCTTCATCGGGGCCGGACTTGGCTCGGCGCTTGGCGGGCTGATGGGGGCACCGCTGGATCTGATGGCCGCCATCGGCTTCGTCGCGGTCTTTGCGGGGGCGACCAACACACCGCTCGCCTGCCTTGTCATGGGGATAGAACTGTTCGGCGCAGCCCATGCGGTTCCGATGGCCATTGGCTGCTTCATCGCCTATGTCGCCTCTGGTCACTCGTCGATTTACCCGTCGCAACGGATCGGCGTGCCCAAGACCCATACCGCGCGCTTTGCCGCCCCCGTCGCCGTGCGCGATCTGCATAGCCTGCGGCGCAAAAAAATCGAAAGCAAGACCGATGACTGA